A part of Paenibacillus donghaensis genomic DNA contains:
- a CDS encoding VOC family protein, producing the protein MVTRLLQSHSIFPTLDIEQTAAYYVQYLGFRAVPYLDAQEPLICLYRDDTEIILTCSRGQRVIPNRELYGYGYDAYFITRDQEQLEQELAAAGVKIVRPLMNTDYNNKDFVIEDIDGRWICFGIKQNG; encoded by the coding sequence TTGGTTACCAGGCTATTACAGTCTCACAGCATATTCCCTACGCTTGATATTGAACAGACAGCCGCATACTACGTTCAGTATCTGGGTTTCAGAGCTGTACCTTATTTGGATGCTCAGGAGCCTCTTATTTGCTTATACCGTGATGATACGGAGATTATATTAACCTGCTCCCGGGGGCAGAGGGTGATTCCCAACCGGGAATTGTACGGGTATGGATATGATGCTTATTTTATTACAAGAGATCAGGAGCAGCTGGAGCAGGAATTGGCCGCAGCCGGGGTGAAGATCGTGCGCCCACTGATGAATACGGACTATAACAATAAGGACTTTGTGATCGAGGATATAGACGGCCGCTGGATCTGCTTCGGCATCAAACAGAACGGTTAA